The Desulfuromonas versatilis genome has a segment encoding these proteins:
- the gshB gene encoding glutathione synthase, producing the protein MNPRISVFVIDPPERLDPPTDTSLALMRESLRRKHRVYYCTIDQLKLEDRRVQAAVHPVSFAPGQELFQAGAPRPLDLAECDILYMRKDPPVDITYLHATYLLEQLPSRVVQVNPAAALRNYCEKLIPIQFARLWPETLVSASAETLAAFLDQVGRMVVKPLEDCSGRGIFILDKDQPDRSQRLREAVRQGRRFVEGQRYLPEISQGDKRVLLLGGAILGQVRRLPPPGEFRSNVNAGGRCVPCELTDGDREICARIGPWLAERSIHLAGVDIVGDKVLEVNITSPSCLREMNELYGLSLEANVLDYLEGLLPARPPAP; encoded by the coding sequence GTGAACCCGAGAATCTCGGTATTTGTCATCGACCCGCCCGAGCGGCTGGACCCGCCCACCGACACCTCGCTGGCGCTGATGCGCGAAAGCCTGCGCCGCAAGCACCGGGTTTACTATTGCACGATCGACCAGCTGAAGCTTGAGGACCGCCGGGTTCAGGCCGCCGTCCACCCGGTGAGCTTTGCGCCGGGGCAGGAGCTGTTCCAGGCCGGCGCCCCCCGCCCCCTGGATCTGGCCGAGTGCGACATCCTCTACATGCGCAAGGACCCTCCCGTCGACATCACCTATCTGCATGCCACCTACCTGCTCGAGCAACTCCCCTCGAGGGTCGTTCAGGTCAACCCCGCCGCGGCCTTGCGCAACTATTGTGAGAAATTGATCCCCATCCAGTTTGCCCGGCTCTGGCCCGAGACCCTGGTCAGCGCCTCGGCCGAGACCCTTGCCGCCTTCCTCGATCAGGTGGGGCGCATGGTGGTCAAACCCCTGGAGGATTGCAGCGGACGCGGCATCTTTATCCTCGACAAGGACCAACCCGACCGCAGCCAGCGGCTGCGCGAAGCGGTCCGCCAGGGTCGCCGCTTCGTCGAGGGACAGCGCTATCTGCCTGAAATTTCGCAGGGGGACAAACGGGTTCTGCTGCTGGGAGGCGCGATCCTCGGGCAGGTCCGCAGACTGCCGCCGCCGGGGGAATTCCGCTCCAACGTCAATGCCGGAGGGCGCTGCGTCCCCTGTGAATTGACCGACGGCGACCGGGAGATCTGTGCCCGGATCGGCCCCTGGCTGGCAGAGCGCAGCATCCACCTGGCCGGGGTCGACATCGTCGGCGACAAGGTGCTGGAGGTCAACATCACCAGCCCCTCCTGCCTGCGGGAGATGAACGAACTCTACGGACTGAGCCTGGAGGCCAACGTCCTCGATTACCTCGAGGGACTGCTCCCGGCCCGGCCCCCTGCGCCCTGA
- a CDS encoding QcrA and Rieske domain-containing protein: MDNNPISPSQRRGFLITILAGLGTAVTAVTLWPMWRFLAPRKGPGALERVAVARASVDLGAAHFFNFRGAPAVLLQPSPGNFAAFSAVCPHLGCIIKWQQDKGEFLCPCHAGRFSADGKVLGGPPPKPLESIPVALEGDQIMVG, translated from the coding sequence ATGGACAACAATCCGATATCGCCGTCTCAGCGGCGTGGTTTTCTAATTACCATTCTCGCCGGGCTGGGGACGGCCGTCACCGCGGTGACCTTGTGGCCCATGTGGCGCTTTCTCGCTCCCCGCAAGGGGCCCGGCGCGCTCGAACGGGTTGCCGTGGCGAGGGCCAGCGTCGATCTCGGGGCGGCGCATTTCTTCAATTTCCGCGGCGCGCCGGCGGTCCTGCTCCAGCCATCTCCGGGGAATTTCGCCGCGTTTTCGGCTGTCTGCCCCCACCTGGGATGCATCATCAAATGGCAGCAGGACAAGGGCGAGTTTCTCTGCCCCTGCCATGCCGGGCGTTTTTCCGCCGACGGCAAGGTGCTGGGCGGGCCTCCGCCGAAACCCCTGGAATCGATCCCCGTTGCCCTCGAGGGCGACCAGATCATGGTCGGATAG
- a CDS encoding cytochrome b, protein MPVIKKLVKTAIDFVDVRLGIRDILADNLTKYLLPRNVNIWYTLGAVLMTLFGLQFATGILLLIYYVPNPSEAFGSVQAIMNEVPFGWLIRYLHAVGSNVIVIALLLHMLSVLFMGAYKRPRELTWLSGFLLFNLALGLCLTGYLLPWSQLSFWATTVATDAAGAIPVIGDEIVRFLRGGAMVGDSTLGRFFALHVMGLPLILALLIGFHLFCVRRVGISKPPFGPDYQPQPPSQVFRHQEHPGGIPFFPNYFVKDLAVISFFLALLAGVVFFAPNLFIPPSAYEPADPFVTPPHIKPEWYFLWAYQTLKIFPSEFLGLAVQGAFMTFLALLPFLDRGPERRPARRPLFVTCYILGILVFLAISIWGHYS, encoded by the coding sequence ATGCCCGTAATAAAGAAGCTGGTCAAGACGGCCATTGATTTCGTGGATGTGCGTCTGGGAATTCGCGACATCCTCGCAGACAACCTCACCAAGTACCTTCTGCCGCGCAATGTCAACATCTGGTACACGCTTGGCGCGGTGTTGATGACCCTGTTCGGTCTCCAGTTCGCCACCGGCATTCTGCTGCTCATCTACTATGTGCCCAACCCCAGCGAGGCGTTCGGTAGCGTGCAGGCGATCATGAACGAAGTCCCCTTCGGCTGGCTGATCCGCTATCTGCACGCCGTCGGCTCGAACGTCATCGTCATCGCCCTGCTGCTGCACATGCTCTCGGTGCTTTTCATGGGGGCGTACAAGCGGCCCCGCGAACTGACGTGGCTGTCGGGTTTTCTCCTCTTCAACCTCGCCCTGGGGCTGTGCCTAACCGGGTATCTGCTGCCCTGGAGCCAGCTCTCCTTCTGGGCCACCACGGTAGCCACCGATGCCGCCGGCGCCATCCCGGTGATTGGCGACGAGATCGTGCGGTTTCTGCGGGGCGGGGCGATGGTCGGCGATTCGACCCTGGGGCGCTTTTTCGCCCTGCACGTCATGGGGCTGCCGTTGATCCTTGCGCTGCTCATCGGCTTTCACCTGTTCTGTGTCCGGCGGGTGGGCATTTCCAAGCCCCCATTCGGGCCGGACTATCAGCCCCAGCCGCCGTCCCAGGTTTTCCGCCACCAGGAGCATCCCGGCGGGATTCCGTTTTTCCCCAACTATTTCGTCAAGGACCTCGCGGTCATCAGCTTTTTCCTGGCCCTGCTGGCGGGGGTGGTGTTCTTTGCACCCAACCTGTTCATTCCGCCTTCGGCCTACGAGCCGGCTGACCCTTTCGTGACCCCTCCGCATATCAAGCCCGAGTGGTATTTCCTCTGGGCCTACCAGACGCTGAAGATCTTCCCCAGCGAATTTCTCGGACTGGCCGTGCAGGGCGCCTTCATGACCTTTCTGGCCCTGCTCCCCTTTCTGGACCGGGGGCCCGAACGACGCCCGGCCCGGCGGCCGCTGTTCGTCACCTGTTATATCCTGGGGATCCTGGTGTTTCTGGCAATTTCCATCTGGGGGCATTATTCATGA
- a CDS encoding cytochrome c3 family protein, which produces MTKYFHLTIRSLLSALLAVPVLWPAIAQAQAQETVCIQCHGGQPGRLGEPIGQWQGSIHAQNGISCHGCHGGDPTDFAMAMSPERGFIGVPDEAEIPEFCGRCHVGVKEDYLQSAHGQALDAGGPQCVTCHGNHAVQKTTIDLINAEDCSRCHEYGRAERIKSALAETDRMISGLETELAQLHRTGIATKPLQDQIFAARNKFHRLFHSVDVEKIQQETAGVQAELGKVEERVAAYHADFSQRRLWGGGVTLALVLMGVLFMLLRKTYHDEEQEHR; this is translated from the coding sequence ATGACCAAATATTTCCATTTGACGATCCGCTCCTTGCTGTCCGCCCTGCTCGCGGTGCCGGTGCTCTGGCCGGCCATCGCCCAGGCCCAGGCCCAGGAGACGGTCTGCATCCAGTGCCACGGTGGTCAGCCGGGCCGGCTGGGTGAGCCGATCGGCCAATGGCAGGGGAGCATCCACGCCCAGAACGGCATCTCCTGTCACGGCTGCCACGGCGGCGACCCCACCGATTTCGCCATGGCTATGAGCCCCGAACGCGGCTTTATCGGCGTCCCGGACGAAGCGGAGATCCCCGAGTTCTGTGGCCGCTGCCACGTCGGCGTCAAGGAGGATTATCTGCAAAGCGCCCACGGGCAGGCCCTGGATGCAGGTGGTCCCCAGTGTGTCACCTGCCACGGCAACCACGCCGTGCAGAAGACCACCATTGACCTGATCAATGCCGAGGATTGCTCGCGCTGCCACGAATATGGGCGGGCCGAGCGCATCAAATCCGCGCTGGCGGAGACCGACCGGATGATCTCCGGGCTCGAGACCGAACTGGCGCAGCTGCACCGCACCGGCATTGCCACCAAGCCCCTGCAGGATCAGATTTTCGCCGCCCGCAACAAGTTTCACCGCCTGTTCCACAGCGTGGATGTGGAGAAAATCCAACAGGAGACGGCCGGCGTGCAGGCGGAGCTGGGCAAGGTGGAGGAGCGGGTAGCCGCCTATCATGCCGATTTTTCCCAACGGCGGCTCTGGGGTGGGGGGGTGACCCTGGCCCTGGTGCTGATGGGGGTATTGTTCATGCTGTTGCGAAAAACCTACCACGACGAAGAGCAGGAGCATCGCTGA
- a CDS encoding MBL fold metallo-hydrolase — translation MLNVFSIRTLLVLTLLCLVGEPAWAKLTLGLVPGGNRLLQTEPQAQRLTSFLENRLGEPVQVRIFEEEQTLYDWLVRYQTVDLAVFSRPFFEQQRPWDFQHLADYLGGGRQPSPLVARRGLAPRWLREIPQLLFAMEADREGSAALRELGIQRFVPPGTPISAAPPATELKPSLLGRTEQQPVQQPSAPPAETGQQPAADQQPVAAPAAEAPPPAPEMPPTEESPPAAVTSAPPPPPSEPAPPPPAPPVVKPAPAEPPRAKIAPQQSYQVEKLTEGIFAAIAKPGSRASANAFFVVGDAYVIAGGAHMTPEAIADLSAAIAGVTQLPLRYFILAHHHKGYSHIDFDFPPEVDVIMSWQAWQAVDGEVRKASYPVLFYSDGLTLKLGGRTIILTNMGKGHSEGDTLVFIPEASVLFTGDLAYVKSAAFMGDGHMQDWVLALEFMERLGAAKVIPGYGPVGTGRDLGAFKDYLKAFLTEVLKHIEAGDTLEQTLRKFSLPEYQNLEGYARLLRPNLERAYRDLQQNLLKQ, via the coding sequence ATGTTAAATGTCTTTTCCATCCGAACGCTGCTGGTATTGACCCTGCTCTGCCTGGTGGGCGAACCGGCCTGGGCCAAGCTGACTCTCGGCCTGGTCCCCGGGGGCAACAGACTGCTGCAGACAGAACCTCAGGCACAGCGCCTCACCAGTTTTCTGGAGAACCGTCTCGGCGAGCCGGTGCAGGTCCGCATCTTCGAGGAGGAGCAGACGCTGTATGATTGGCTGGTCCGCTACCAGACCGTCGATCTGGCCGTGTTCAGCCGGCCTTTCTTCGAACAGCAACGGCCTTGGGACTTTCAGCATCTCGCCGACTATCTCGGCGGGGGCAGGCAACCCTCCCCCCTGGTGGCCCGACGAGGCCTCGCGCCGCGCTGGCTGCGGGAGATCCCCCAGCTCCTGTTCGCCATGGAAGCCGACCGCGAAGGCTCGGCAGCGCTGCGGGAGCTCGGCATCCAGCGCTTTGTCCCGCCGGGGACGCCCATTTCCGCGGCGCCGCCCGCAACGGAGCTGAAGCCGAGCCTGCTGGGCAGAACCGAGCAGCAGCCGGTCCAACAGCCATCCGCCCCCCCGGCTGAGACCGGGCAGCAGCCCGCGGCAGACCAGCAACCAGTGGCAGCCCCTGCGGCCGAAGCCCCACCCCCAGCCCCCGAAATGCCGCCGACTGAAGAATCCCCGCCAGCGGCAGTGACATCGGCCCCGCCGCCGCCACCGAGCGAGCCGGCGCCGCCTCCGCCAGCACCACCGGTGGTCAAGCCCGCCCCGGCAGAACCGCCGCGGGCGAAAATTGCCCCCCAGCAAAGCTACCAGGTCGAAAAGCTCACCGAGGGAATTTTTGCCGCCATCGCCAAACCGGGCAGCCGTGCCAGCGCCAACGCCTTTTTCGTGGTCGGCGACGCTTACGTGATTGCCGGTGGTGCGCACATGACCCCGGAAGCCATCGCCGACCTGAGCGCGGCCATCGCCGGGGTAACCCAACTGCCGCTGCGCTATTTCATCCTCGCGCACCACCACAAGGGATATTCCCACATCGATTTCGATTTCCCCCCCGAGGTCGATGTGATCATGTCCTGGCAGGCCTGGCAGGCCGTTGACGGGGAGGTGCGCAAGGCCAGCTACCCGGTGCTCTTCTACAGCGATGGGTTGACCCTCAAGCTGGGCGGCCGCACCATCATCCTTACCAATATGGGCAAGGGACACAGCGAAGGGGACACCCTGGTGTTCATCCCGGAGGCCTCGGTGCTTTTCACCGGAGACCTGGCCTACGTGAAAAGCGCCGCCTTCATGGGTGACGGCCACATGCAGGACTGGGTTCTGGCCCTGGAGTTCATGGAGCGGCTGGGCGCCGCCAAAGTCATCCCCGGCTATGGCCCGGTGGGCACAGGCCGGGACCTGGGCGCCTTCAAGGACTACCTCAAGGCGTTTCTCACCGAGGTGCTCAAGCACATCGAAGCCGGCGACACCCTGGAGCAGACCCTCCGTAAATTCTCCCTGCCCGAATACCAGAACCTCGAGGGGTACGCCCGGCTGCTGCGCCCCAACCTGGAGCGGGCCTATCGCGACCTGCAACAGAACCTGCTCAAGCAGTAA
- a CDS encoding C40 family peptidase, with the protein MLGKNAILLLVILVAVLSGCARPRPLHTEPDLIPPLLESPAPEPAAPARQLKGLGYTTQVGAFAEIGNAVRLQARLEQLGIDAYYFLHESGLYKVRFGNHPSYAAARSEAEGLRARGLIAEFFIVAPEEYAAKRIQLSGSGDLREELVRTALRFIGTPYQWGGTSSEDGFDCSGLTMVTYRLNGLDLPRVSRSQFEAGNFVAKPQLQKGDLVFFATSGGKRVSHVGLYIGDDRFVHAPRRGQTVRVERLSGGYYERTYLGARSYL; encoded by the coding sequence ATGCTTGGAAAAAATGCCATCCTGTTGCTCGTGATCCTGGTAGCGGTCCTGTCCGGCTGCGCCAGGCCACGGCCACTGCACACCGAGCCCGACCTCATCCCCCCCCTTCTCGAATCCCCGGCGCCCGAGCCTGCGGCTCCAGCGCGGCAGTTGAAGGGCCTGGGCTATACCACCCAGGTCGGCGCCTTCGCCGAAATCGGTAATGCCGTGCGCCTGCAGGCCCGGCTGGAGCAACTGGGCATCGACGCCTACTACTTCCTCCACGAATCGGGACTTTACAAGGTGCGCTTCGGCAACCACCCGAGCTACGCCGCAGCCCGCAGCGAGGCTGAGGGCCTGCGGGCCCGGGGGCTCATCGCTGAGTTTTTCATCGTCGCCCCTGAGGAGTATGCGGCGAAAAGGATTCAGCTGAGCGGCAGCGGAGATCTGCGCGAGGAGCTGGTGCGCACGGCGCTGCGCTTCATCGGCACCCCCTACCAATGGGGCGGTACCTCCAGCGAGGACGGGTTCGACTGCTCCGGGCTGACCATGGTGACCTACCGCCTCAATGGTCTCGACCTGCCCCGAGTCTCCCGCAGCCAGTTCGAGGCCGGCAATTTCGTGGCCAAGCCCCAACTGCAGAAGGGGGACCTGGTGTTCTTCGCCACCAGCGGCGGCAAGCGGGTCTCCCACGTGGGACTCTACATCGGCGACGACCGCTTTGTTCATGCCCCCCGCCGTGGCCAGACGGTGCGGGTCGAAAGACTCTCCGGAGGCTACTACGAACGCACCTACCTGGGAGCGCGCAGTTATCTCTAG
- a CDS encoding rhomboid family intramembrane serine protease, translated as MMPSDQDSRVTPEGPAPLWVPIRPPGLSAAIHLSEAAARNLALVLEARGIACRLQRSVWGWQLSVPQGLHQRADQELRLHHEENRNWPPTPTAAAKLTDNGLITASVLGLLGLFHSLTFLRASWAPGRQGWLSLGEAAAGKILDGEWWRLVTSLTLHVDGQHLFGNLLIGGVFIILLCRRFGSGQGWCLLLLSGVLGNLANALIQSPAHRAVGLSTAVFGAVGILGGESLLRNRRRLLRRWPLPLAAAGALLAMLGTGGERTDLGAHLFGFAAGTLLGLAVGRLQNHPWPHRPLGNALLAATAALVPLLAWLAAINRSP; from the coding sequence ATGATGCCGAGCGATCAGGACAGCCGGGTGACGCCCGAAGGCCCGGCACCGCTGTGGGTGCCCATCCGCCCCCCGGGGCTCAGCGCGGCCATCCACCTCTCCGAGGCTGCCGCCCGCAATCTGGCCCTGGTGCTCGAGGCCCGCGGCATTGCCTGCCGGCTGCAGCGCTCGGTCTGGGGCTGGCAGCTCAGCGTGCCGCAGGGCCTGCACCAGCGGGCAGACCAGGAACTGCGCCTGCATCACGAAGAGAACCGCAATTGGCCACCGACGCCGACAGCCGCCGCAAAGCTGACCGACAACGGCCTGATCACCGCCTCGGTCCTCGGGTTGCTCGGCCTGTTCCACAGCCTGACCTTCCTCCGGGCTTCCTGGGCGCCCGGCCGTCAGGGCTGGCTCAGCCTCGGCGAGGCGGCCGCGGGAAAGATCCTCGACGGCGAGTGGTGGCGCCTGGTGACCTCCCTGACCCTGCATGTCGATGGCCAGCACCTGTTCGGCAACCTGCTGATCGGCGGCGTTTTCATCATCCTGCTCTGCCGCCGCTTCGGCTCGGGACAGGGATGGTGCCTTTTGCTGCTCTCCGGGGTCCTCGGCAACCTGGCCAACGCGCTGATCCAGTCCCCCGCCCACCGCGCCGTGGGACTGTCCACCGCGGTTTTCGGCGCCGTGGGCATCCTGGGCGGGGAGAGCCTGCTGCGCAACCGGCGCCGGCTGCTGCGACGCTGGCCGTTGCCGCTGGCGGCGGCGGGAGCCCTGCTGGCCATGCTCGGCACCGGGGGCGAGCGCACCGACCTTGGCGCCCACCTGTTCGGATTCGCCGCCGGCACGCTGCTCGGCCTGGCGGTCGGCCGCCTGCAAAACCACCCATGGCCTCACCGCCCCCTGGGCAACGCCCTGCTCGCGGCAACTGCGGCCCTGGTCCCGCTGTTGGCCTGGCTGGCGGCAATCAACAGGTCGCCATAA
- a CDS encoding MBL fold metallo-hydrolase: MKTRLTILCENTVRPLEGLIGEHGFACYLETAKGNYLFDTGQGLGIGGNARILEKDLAQIRAVVLSHGHWDHTGGLPEVLRQTGPVDVWGHPAMFKARYHSKDSEQRYIGVPHRRDYLEALGARFRLENRWREIGPGVYLTGEIPRRTPFEKGDPHMHLADQEGSARQPDPLEDDLSLVVESDKGLILVLGCAHAGLVNILRHVQEQTGRQEIYAIIGGTHLGFADDAQFAQTLAALEDFRVKKLGVSHCTGLPRAAALAARLGERFFFGSAGAVLEG, translated from the coding sequence ATGAAGACCCGCCTGACCATTCTCTGCGAAAACACCGTGCGCCCTCTGGAGGGGCTGATCGGGGAGCACGGCTTCGCCTGCTACCTGGAGACCGCGAAGGGCAACTACCTGTTCGATACCGGCCAGGGGTTGGGGATCGGCGGCAATGCCCGGATTCTTGAGAAGGATCTGGCCCAGATCCGCGCGGTGGTGCTCAGCCACGGTCATTGGGATCACACCGGCGGCCTGCCGGAGGTGCTGCGGCAGACCGGGCCGGTGGACGTCTGGGGCCATCCCGCCATGTTCAAGGCGCGCTATCACAGCAAGGACAGCGAGCAGCGCTATATCGGCGTTCCCCATCGGCGCGACTATCTCGAAGCGCTGGGGGCGCGCTTTCGCCTGGAGAACCGCTGGAGGGAGATTGGGCCTGGAGTGTATCTGACCGGGGAGATTCCGCGCCGCACCCCCTTCGAAAAGGGGGACCCGCACATGCACCTGGCCGACCAGGAAGGCAGTGCCCGGCAACCGGACCCCCTGGAGGACGATCTGTCGCTGGTGGTGGAGTCGGACAAAGGGCTGATCCTGGTTCTCGGCTGCGCCCACGCAGGATTGGTCAACATCCTGCGCCACGTGCAGGAACAAACGGGCCGCCAGGAGATTTACGCCATCATCGGCGGCACCCACCTCGGCTTTGCCGATGACGCCCAGTTCGCCCAGACCCTGGCGGCCCTGGAGGACTTCCGGGTGAAGAAACTCGGCGTTTCCCACTGCACCGGACTGCCCCGGGCCGCGGCGCTGGCGGCCCGCCTGGGCGAGCGGTTCTTTTTCGGCTCGGCGGGAGCGGTCCTGGAAGGATGA
- a CDS encoding 4Fe-4S dicluster domain-containing protein — protein MQVFTVASGFAERLVGRLAASFRLLGPVVAGDGVCRLAPLAAWSELSPAALPFIPPKKQLLPPHDLLWESAQGRCRPPVEEASPMVLLGLFPCDLYALDYLDRVFADDRLYQLRNARTLRVGRNCVPGLGCFCPPPSGAPRFDLFFSETELYIGSARGAELLQGFAGELGEAQQRPWPATLTAAQGALSPKDLEAAFAAGQGLPIWRELGERCLSCGACSAVCPTCYCYDVVDQPLPDGRLSRARQWDNCFFRRHALVAGGHNFRPDRSSRLKFRFEHKWLGFGELRGEPSCVGCGRCRRACPVGIDLLDVLHALGGEEPP, from the coding sequence ATGCAGGTATTTACTGTCGCCAGCGGTTTTGCCGAGCGCCTGGTTGGTCGGCTCGCCGCATCATTTCGGCTGCTGGGCCCGGTGGTTGCCGGAGACGGCGTTTGCCGGCTGGCACCCCTGGCCGCCTGGAGTGAGCTTTCGCCGGCGGCCCTGCCCTTCATCCCGCCGAAAAAGCAGCTGCTTCCTCCCCACGATCTTCTCTGGGAGTCGGCCCAGGGGCGCTGCCGCCCACCCGTGGAGGAGGCTTCCCCGATGGTTCTGCTCGGCCTTTTCCCCTGCGATCTTTACGCCCTGGATTACCTCGACCGCGTATTTGCCGACGACCGGTTGTACCAGCTCCGCAACGCCAGGACCCTGCGTGTCGGCCGTAACTGCGTGCCGGGGCTTGGCTGTTTCTGCCCGCCGCCCTCCGGGGCGCCCCGTTTCGACCTGTTTTTCAGCGAAACTGAACTCTACATCGGGTCGGCGCGGGGTGCAGAACTTCTGCAGGGCTTTGCCGGGGAACTGGGTGAAGCCCAGCAGCGCCCCTGGCCAGCGACCTTGACTGCTGCGCAAGGAGCGCTTTCGCCAAAGGACCTGGAAGCGGCTTTCGCCGCCGGACAGGGCCTGCCGATCTGGCGGGAGCTGGGTGAGCGCTGCCTGTCCTGCGGGGCGTGCAGCGCGGTCTGCCCGACCTGCTACTGTTACGACGTGGTCGACCAGCCGCTGCCCGACGGCCGCCTGAGTCGGGCGCGGCAGTGGGACAACTGTTTTTTCCGCCGTCACGCCTTGGTCGCCGGAGGACACAATTTCCGCCCCGACCGCAGTTCGCGGCTTAAGTTTCGCTTCGAACACAAGTGGCTCGGCTTCGGCGAACTGCGCGGCGAACCCTCCTGCGTGGGGTGCGGCCGTTGCCGCAGGGCCTGCCCGGTTGGCATCGACCTGCTCGATGTGCTGCATGCGCTGGGCGGGGAGGAGCCTCCATGA
- a CDS encoding FAD/NAD(P)-binding protein, producing MTLDFMPWEASLEAVDRSVPDNHLFTFRLAAPLSFTPGQFAEISVPGIGAFAVSPAFCRDTEVLIACIRRAGRVTSALYTQDIGARLGIRGPFGDGFPLDAFEGHDALLVAGGLGMAPLMSLLDALLRRRDRVGQVTLLYGSRDPSGILFRRELGEIAASGEARVLFTVDFAAELPWEEGAFVCRVGLVNELFSEVSLVAENTTAAVCGPPAMYGCVLEQLAGMGIPAQRIFATLERRMKCGIGQCCHCVTAGTFICREGPVFSLARLRAMPGAI from the coding sequence ATGACCCTGGATTTCATGCCATGGGAGGCCAGCCTCGAGGCGGTCGACCGCAGCGTGCCTGACAATCACCTGTTCACCTTCCGCCTCGCCGCGCCCCTCTCTTTTACTCCGGGCCAGTTTGCCGAAATCTCCGTTCCCGGAATCGGGGCGTTTGCGGTTTCGCCGGCCTTCTGTCGCGATACCGAGGTGCTGATCGCCTGCATCCGCCGCGCGGGCAGGGTGACCTCGGCGTTGTACACCCAGGATATTGGAGCCCGACTGGGGATCCGCGGGCCCTTCGGCGACGGCTTTCCTCTCGATGCCTTCGAGGGGCACGATGCCCTGCTGGTGGCCGGCGGGCTCGGCATGGCCCCGCTCATGTCGCTGCTCGACGCCCTGCTGAGGCGTCGCGACCGGGTCGGCCAAGTGACTCTGCTCTACGGTTCGCGGGATCCCTCGGGCATCCTGTTTCGGCGCGAGCTCGGGGAGATCGCAGCCTCGGGGGAGGCGCGGGTGCTGTTCACCGTCGATTTCGCCGCCGAGCTCCCCTGGGAGGAGGGGGCCTTCGTCTGCCGGGTGGGGCTGGTTAACGAACTGTTCAGCGAAGTTTCGCTGGTTGCCGAGAACACCACCGCTGCGGTCTGCGGCCCGCCGGCCATGTACGGCTGTGTGCTGGAACAGCTGGCCGGGATGGGCATCCCCGCCCAAAGGATCTTCGCCACCCTCGAGCGACGGATGAAATGCGGCATCGGGCAATGCTGCCACTGCGTGACCGCCGGCACCTTCATCTGCCGGGAAGGGCCGGTTTTCTCCCTGGCGCGCCTGCGTGCAATGCCAGGGGCCATTTAA
- a CDS encoding NADH-quinone oxidoreductase subunit B family protein produces MPPLRMLYSRFTSCSGCQLTLLNCEGELATLAEAVEVAGFSMATSRCDDGGPVEIALVEGSISRTAELEELLGLRRRARYLVAVGACALTGGVNVLGEGDREVLIGQVYGPGLEGESFPPQPVSRFVRVDLELAGCPPEPGDYLRLLGSLARGGLPELPTYPVCMECRLRENLCLLSESRQPCLGPITRAGCNARCPALGVICEGCRGPAEEPNWSELAGLLRELGIGPREVRLRMARFVGKDHEDSLR; encoded by the coding sequence ATGCCGCCGCTGCGAATGCTCTACAGCCGTTTCACCTCCTGCTCGGGCTGCCAGCTGACCCTGCTCAACTGTGAAGGCGAACTGGCGACCCTGGCCGAGGCGGTGGAGGTGGCGGGCTTCTCCATGGCAACTTCGCGCTGCGACGATGGCGGCCCGGTGGAGATTGCCCTGGTGGAGGGCTCGATCTCGCGGACCGCCGAACTGGAGGAGCTGCTGGGTCTGCGGCGCCGGGCCCGCTACCTGGTGGCGGTAGGTGCCTGTGCCCTGACGGGGGGCGTGAATGTGCTGGGGGAGGGAGATCGCGAGGTGTTGATCGGCCAGGTCTACGGGCCAGGCCTCGAGGGCGAGAGCTTCCCCCCGCAGCCTGTTTCCCGTTTCGTGCGGGTCGACCTGGAGTTGGCCGGCTGCCCGCCGGAGCCAGGAGATTACCTGCGGCTGCTGGGTTCGCTGGCCCGGGGCGGGCTGCCCGAGCTGCCGACCTACCCGGTCTGCATGGAATGCCGGCTGCGGGAAAACCTTTGTCTGCTCAGCGAAAGCCGCCAGCCCTGCCTGGGGCCGATCACCCGGGCGGGCTGCAATGCCCGCTGCCCAGCGCTCGGTGTCATCTGCGAGGGCTGCCGCGGACCAGCGGAGGAGCCCAACTGGAGCGAACTGGCCGGCCTGCTGCGGGAACTGGGCATCGGCCCTCGGGAGGTGCGCCTGCGCATGGCACGGTTTGTCGGGAAAGACCATGAAGACTCTTTGCGTTGA